One genomic segment of Trueperaceae bacterium includes these proteins:
- a CDS encoding Re/Si-specific NAD(P)(+) transhydrogenase subunit alpha has translation MILFAGKEPPPESRVALMPNSVARLVELGFEVRVARGIGDSLHLNDESYEEAGARIVADDEPGFAEADLVVRLNAPTAAEVEAMKRGSILVSFLDPFRNPELISRLVGRGISTLCMELIPRSTYAQKMDALSSQASLAGYAAVIVAAERIDKALPMMSTPAGTIAPARVFVVGVGVAGLQAIATAKRLGARVEAYDTRPVVEEQVQSLGARFVKIDVGETGQTEQGYAKALTEEQLEMQRKQMARYCANSDILITTAQVFGRPAPRIITAEMVAGMRPGSVVVDLAASTGGNVEGTVAGQEVDVGGVRIVGLANMPGQVARDASQMYSSNVYNLIEHAFDKELGRLELDTSDAVVDSCLLTSGGEVRHEQIRALVEATA, from the coding sequence ATGATTCTCTTTGCAGGCAAGGAACCCCCGCCGGAAAGTCGTGTCGCGCTGATGCCGAACTCGGTGGCCAGGCTCGTGGAACTCGGCTTCGAGGTTCGAGTGGCGAGGGGGATCGGTGACTCCCTACACCTGAATGACGAGAGCTACGAGGAGGCCGGGGCCAGGATCGTCGCCGACGACGAGCCGGGCTTCGCCGAGGCCGACTTGGTCGTGCGCCTGAACGCCCCGACGGCGGCGGAGGTTGAGGCGATGAAGCGGGGCTCGATCCTCGTTTCGTTCCTCGACCCGTTCCGGAACCCCGAACTGATCTCCCGCCTTGTGGGCCGCGGCATCAGCACTCTCTGCATGGAGCTCATCCCGCGCAGCACCTATGCCCAGAAGATGGATGCCCTCTCGTCGCAGGCGAGCCTGGCCGGGTACGCCGCCGTGATCGTGGCGGCCGAGCGGATAGACAAGGCGCTGCCGATGATGAGCACGCCCGCGGGAACGATCGCCCCGGCGCGAGTTTTCGTGGTGGGCGTGGGCGTCGCCGGCCTCCAGGCCATAGCGACCGCCAAGCGCCTGGGAGCGCGGGTCGAGGCGTACGACACCAGGCCGGTGGTCGAGGAGCAGGTCCAGTCGCTGGGCGCCCGGTTCGTGAAGATAGACGTGGGGGAGACCGGTCAGACGGAGCAGGGTTACGCGAAGGCGCTCACCGAGGAGCAACTGGAGATGCAGCGCAAGCAGATGGCCCGCTACTGCGCCAACTCCGACATCCTCATCACCACCGCGCAAGTGTTCGGCCGGCCAGCGCCGCGGATAATCACTGCCGAGATGGTAGCCGGTATGCGACCCGGCAGCGTCGTTGTCGACCTGGCCGCTTCGACCGGGGGCAATGTGGAGGGGACCGTCGCCGGCCAGGAGGTGGACGTGGGGGGCGTGCGGATCGTCGGGCTCGCGAACATGCCGGGGCAGGTGGCCCGAGACGCCAGCCAGATGTACTCCTCGAACGTCTACAACCTGATCGAGCACGCTTTCGACAAGGAGCTGGGCCGGCTCGAACTGGACACATCCGATGCCGTCGTCGACTCCTGCCTGCTCACGTCGGGCGGCGAAGTTCGCCACGAGCAGATCCGCGCCTTGGTGGAGGCCACCGCATGA
- a CDS encoding PIG-L family deacetylase, translating into MVDLCLIVPHPDDEVFGSGGLFRRMTQHGKRVVTITLTRGGAGRTLELCSREELPACREQELRRSLSALGVRDDDVYIFDYPDFVTAADRGMDPRPGLQGEDQGEVAGRISEIIDHVSPRVILTFPPNGANGHPDHVVTNRLALAAIESARSRPEKLFYFASERPYQGPVPAGFLEAEELKARHLAPTHYVELGWEVEAKLRAMAQHETQARSVLMYMRRFSRRLMVESFHQAVPVPSQEELGGQTVYWL; encoded by the coding sequence ATGGTCGACCTCTGCTTGATCGTTCCCCATCCCGACGACGAGGTCTTCGGTTCCGGCGGCCTCTTCCGCCGCATGACCCAACACGGCAAACGCGTCGTCACCATCACCCTCACACGGGGCGGCGCCGGCCGCACCCTCGAGCTGTGCAGCCGGGAGGAGCTACCCGCCTGCCGCGAGCAGGAGCTCAGGCGTTCACTGTCCGCACTGGGTGTTCGGGACGACGACGTCTACATCTTCGACTATCCGGATTTCGTCACCGCCGCCGACCGCGGCATGGATCCGCGACCGGGGCTGCAGGGTGAAGACCAGGGGGAGGTGGCCGGCCGGATCAGCGAGATAATCGACCACGTGTCGCCACGCGTCATCCTCACCTTCCCGCCCAACGGCGCCAACGGTCATCCGGACCATGTCGTCACGAACCGCCTGGCGCTGGCCGCGATCGAGTCAGCTCGCAGCAGGCCGGAGAAACTTTTCTACTTCGCCAGCGAACGTCCTTATCAGGGGCCTGTGCCCGCGGGCTTCCTCGAAGCCGAGGAGCTGAAGGCCCGGCACCTGGCGCCGACCCATTACGTCGAGCTCGGCTGGGAAGTCGAGGCGAAGCTGCGGGCGATGGCGCAGCACGAGACGCAGGCACGCAGCGTGCTCATGTACATGCGCCGCTTCTCCCGCCGGCTCATGGTGGAGAGTTTCCACCAGGCCGTGCCGGTACCTTCGCAGGAGGAGTTGGGGGGCCAGACCGTTTACTGGCTCTGA
- a CDS encoding NAD(P)(+) transhydrogenase (Re/Si-specific) subunit beta — MELIVQLAYIAASVMFIIGLKMLGRAGSARNGNLLSALAMLVAIVATLVQGGLDFTWIVAGLIVGSGVGLVAAQRVQMTQMPEMVALFNGSGGLASMLVGWAEYHNAGEVPTFTAVAIFFTILVGAVAFTGSVVAYGKLAERIPGRPIQFSGQQWANALLALAIVATGLLFIATPETSYPIFVVLMLLSLLLGVLAVIPIGGADMPIVVSLLNSYSGVAASAAGFIIGNNVLIVAGSLVGASGLILTQIMCKSMNRSLANVLFSGFGAATGGASREVEGEVQPISAEDAYFILEAARSVLFVPGYGMAVAQAQHAVRELADLLEANGAEVRYAIHPVAGRMPGHMNVLLAEANVPYEQLVEPEDVNPTMATVDVAVVIGANDVVNPAAREDPGSPLYGMPIINVDEAKTVFVLKRSMKPGFSGVENELFYKPNTRMLFGDAKASLSTLVSEFKEAEAA, encoded by the coding sequence GTGGAACTCATCGTCCAACTCGCCTACATCGCCGCCTCGGTGATGTTCATCATCGGCCTCAAGATGTTGGGTCGCGCCGGCAGCGCGCGCAACGGTAACCTTCTCTCTGCCCTGGCGATGCTGGTCGCGATCGTGGCGACCCTGGTTCAGGGGGGACTCGACTTCACCTGGATAGTCGCCGGCCTGATCGTAGGCTCGGGCGTCGGACTCGTCGCGGCACAGAGGGTGCAGATGACCCAGATGCCGGAGATGGTCGCGCTCTTCAACGGCTCCGGAGGCCTCGCGAGCATGCTGGTCGGTTGGGCCGAATACCACAACGCGGGCGAAGTCCCCACCTTCACGGCGGTCGCCATCTTCTTCACCATCCTCGTGGGAGCCGTTGCCTTCACCGGCAGCGTCGTAGCCTACGGCAAGCTGGCGGAGCGCATCCCCGGCCGTCCGATCCAGTTCAGCGGGCAGCAGTGGGCCAACGCCCTGCTGGCTCTCGCCATCGTCGCCACTGGCCTGCTCTTCATCGCGACGCCCGAAACCAGCTATCCGATCTTCGTCGTGCTGATGCTGCTCTCGCTGCTCCTCGGCGTCCTGGCGGTCATCCCCATCGGCGGGGCCGACATGCCGATCGTTGTATCGCTCCTCAACTCCTACTCGGGCGTAGCCGCCAGTGCCGCGGGCTTCATCATCGGCAACAACGTGCTGATCGTGGCCGGCTCGCTGGTAGGCGCCAGTGGCCTGATCCTCACGCAGATCATGTGCAAGAGCATGAACCGGTCGCTGGCCAACGTGCTTTTCAGTGGCTTCGGCGCGGCAACCGGGGGCGCCTCGCGCGAGGTCGAGGGGGAGGTCCAGCCGATTTCGGCCGAGGACGCCTACTTCATCCTGGAGGCGGCTCGCAGCGTACTGTTCGTGCCCGGCTACGGGATGGCGGTAGCCCAGGCGCAGCACGCCGTTCGCGAACTCGCCGACCTGCTCGAGGCCAACGGTGCAGAGGTGCGCTACGCCATCCACCCGGTCGCCGGCCGCATGCCGGGCCACATGAACGTCCTGTTGGCCGAGGCGAACGTTCCGTACGAGCAGCTCGTCGAGCCGGAGGACGTGAACCCGACCATGGCAACGGTGGACGTCGCCGTCGTCATCGGCGCCAACGATGTCGTGAACCCGGCTGCCCGCGAGGACCCCGGTTCGCCGCTATACGGGATGCCGATCATCAACGTCGATGAGGCGAAAACGGTGTTCGTGCTCAAGCGGAGCATGAAGCCGGGCTTCTCGGGCGTGGAGAACGAGCTCTTCTACAAGCCCAACACGAGGATGCTGTTCGGCGATGCGAAGGCCAGCCTGTCGACGCTGGTCTCCGAGTTCAAGGAGGCGGAGGCGGCGTAG
- the clpB gene encoding ATP-dependent chaperone ClpB has product MDAERLTESALQAVASGQQVARARQHQAFGPLHLATALLADASGAPARVVQRAGGELQQIQAALDAALARLPRVSGDTQAGQYMAPELARAFDEADRLAREWGDSFVAADALLVALRQTAGRDLAMLPEGDSLVAAASEIRKGRTVDSKTAEGSFEALERYGIDLTERARDGKLDPVIGRDEEIRRTIQILLRRTKNNPVLIGDPGVGKTAIAEGLAVRIVNKDVPEGLQGKRIVQLDMGSLLAGAKYRGEFEERLKGVIKETVDSGGEIVLFIDELHTIVGAGKAEGAVDAGNMLKPPLARGELRMIGATTLSEYREIEKDAALERRFQPVLVDEPSIEETISILRGIKEKYEVHHGIQISDPAIIAAAVLSHRYISDRRLPDKAIDLIDEAASRIRVQLESLPEEIDDLRRRKLQLEVELQALRREEDPESAQRLVRLEEELRAIEDRMSEAQAGWEAEKQILDQLREVQEERDRVRTQIEAAERDYDLNRAAELRYGQLPKLDQQFRELSAKLENAEYVRLEVGEDEIAEVVSRTTGIPVSRLVESEREKLLDLERALHQRVVGQDEAIDAVADAIRRSRAGLSDPNRPIGSFIFLGPTGVGKTETAKALAEQLFDSEENMIRLDMSEYMEKHTVARLIGAPPGYVGYEEGGQLTEAVRRRPYSVLLFDEIEKAHPDVFNALLQLLDDGRLTDAHGRTVDFRNTVVIMTSNIGSPQILEMSRAGADQSEIRSAVMGQLQQHFRPEFLNRVDDIIVFHALDREQVGAIAEIQLDRLRERLAERRIQLELSPAALEQLAAVGYDPVFGARPLKRAIQQLIETPLSRKIIAGEVGDGSLVRVEPSSDGFSFQTVEAEPVAN; this is encoded by the coding sequence ATGGATGCCGAGAGGCTGACCGAATCAGCTCTGCAGGCGGTGGCGTCGGGCCAGCAGGTAGCCCGTGCGAGGCAGCACCAGGCCTTCGGGCCTTTGCACCTGGCGACCGCCCTGCTCGCCGACGCGAGCGGCGCCCCAGCGAGGGTAGTCCAGCGGGCCGGGGGCGAACTGCAGCAGATACAAGCGGCGCTCGACGCTGCGCTGGCCAGGCTCCCGCGAGTTTCGGGCGATACCCAGGCCGGCCAGTACATGGCGCCGGAGCTCGCGCGAGCCTTCGACGAGGCCGACCGCCTCGCTCGCGAGTGGGGCGACAGCTTCGTGGCTGCCGACGCTCTACTGGTCGCCCTGCGACAGACTGCCGGTCGTGATCTGGCGATGCTTCCTGAAGGCGACTCGCTGGTGGCGGCTGCGAGCGAGATCAGGAAGGGACGCACAGTGGACAGCAAGACAGCCGAGGGCAGCTTCGAGGCCCTCGAGAGATACGGAATAGACCTCACCGAGCGAGCCCGCGACGGGAAGCTCGACCCGGTGATCGGCCGCGACGAAGAGATACGCCGCACCATCCAGATCCTTCTGCGTCGCACCAAGAACAACCCGGTGCTCATAGGCGATCCCGGGGTAGGGAAGACCGCGATCGCAGAGGGGTTGGCGGTTCGCATCGTCAACAAAGACGTTCCCGAGGGACTGCAGGGCAAGCGGATCGTCCAGCTCGACATGGGTAGCCTGCTCGCTGGTGCCAAGTACCGCGGCGAGTTCGAGGAGCGGCTCAAGGGCGTGATCAAGGAGACCGTCGACTCGGGCGGCGAGATCGTGCTGTTCATCGACGAGCTGCATACGATCGTCGGCGCCGGGAAAGCAGAAGGAGCGGTCGACGCGGGGAACATGCTCAAACCGCCGCTGGCCCGCGGCGAACTGCGGATGATCGGCGCGACCACCTTGAGCGAGTACCGCGAGATCGAGAAGGACGCAGCGCTCGAACGGCGCTTCCAGCCCGTGCTGGTGGACGAGCCATCGATCGAAGAGACGATCAGTATCCTCCGCGGCATCAAGGAGAAGTACGAGGTCCACCACGGGATCCAGATTTCGGACCCCGCGATCATCGCAGCGGCAGTCCTGTCACACCGTTACATCTCCGACCGCCGGTTGCCCGACAAGGCCATCGACCTGATAGACGAAGCGGCCTCGCGCATCCGGGTACAGCTGGAGAGCCTGCCCGAGGAGATAGACGACCTGAGACGGCGCAAGCTGCAGCTCGAGGTCGAGCTCCAGGCGCTCAGGCGGGAGGAGGACCCCGAGTCGGCTCAGAGGCTCGTGCGGCTCGAGGAGGAGCTCAGGGCCATAGAGGACCGTATGTCCGAGGCGCAGGCCGGTTGGGAGGCCGAGAAGCAGATCCTCGACCAGCTGCGCGAGGTCCAGGAGGAGCGCGACCGGGTCAGAACCCAGATCGAGGCTGCCGAACGCGACTACGACCTCAACCGGGCCGCGGAACTGCGCTACGGGCAGCTGCCCAAGCTGGATCAGCAGTTCCGGGAACTGTCCGCGAAACTCGAGAATGCCGAATACGTGCGGCTGGAAGTGGGCGAGGACGAGATCGCCGAGGTAGTCTCGCGAACTACCGGCATCCCCGTGTCGCGCCTCGTCGAGAGCGAACGGGAGAAGCTGCTCGACCTCGAACGGGCGCTGCACCAACGGGTCGTGGGACAGGACGAAGCCATCGATGCAGTGGCCGACGCCATCAGACGTTCACGAGCCGGGCTCTCGGACCCGAACCGACCGATCGGCTCGTTCATCTTCCTCGGCCCGACCGGAGTAGGGAAGACCGAGACGGCCAAGGCGCTGGCCGAACAGCTGTTCGACAGCGAGGAGAACATGATCCGTCTCGACATGTCGGAGTACATGGAGAAGCACACGGTCGCCAGGCTCATCGGGGCACCGCCAGGCTACGTCGGCTACGAGGAGGGTGGTCAGCTTACCGAAGCGGTACGCCGCCGGCCCTACTCGGTCCTGCTCTTCGACGAGATCGAGAAGGCCCATCCCGATGTCTTCAACGCCCTGCTGCAACTACTCGACGACGGCCGACTTACCGACGCTCACGGCCGCACCGTCGACTTCCGCAACACGGTGGTGATCATGACCAGCAACATCGGTTCCCCTCAGATCCTCGAGATGAGCCGAGCCGGTGCCGACCAGAGCGAGATCAGGAGCGCGGTGATGGGACAGCTGCAGCAGCACTTCCGCCCCGAGTTCCTCAACCGCGTCGACGACATCATCGTGTTCCATGCGCTCGACCGCGAACAGGTCGGCGCGATAGCCGAGATCCAACTCGATCGACTGCGCGAACGTCTGGCCGAGCGGCGCATCCAGCTCGAACTCTCGCCCGCCGCCCTCGAACAGCTCGCCGCCGTGGGATACGACCCCGTCTTCGGCGCCCGACCCCTCAAACGGGCCATCCAGCAGCTGATCGAGACGCCGCTCTCGCGCAAGATCATCGCCGGCGAGGTAGGCGACGGAAGTCTCGTTCGGGTGGAGCCGAGCAGCGACGGATTCAGCTTCCAGACGGTGGAAGCCGAGCCGGTCGCGAACTGA
- a CDS encoding NAD(P) transhydrogenase subunit alpha codes for MILLLFIFVLAIFLGLELITKVPSQLHTPLMSGANAISGITIVGAIVAAGSSGPFATILGFLAVVFAMINVVGGYMVTDRMLAMFRSKGR; via the coding sequence ATGATCCTTCTCCTGTTCATCTTCGTTCTGGCGATCTTCCTGGGGCTGGAGCTCATAACCAAGGTCCCGTCCCAGCTGCACACGCCGCTCATGTCGGGCGCGAACGCGATCTCGGGGATAACCATAGTGGGTGCGATCGTGGCCGCCGGCAGCAGCGGCCCGTTCGCCACAATCCTCGGTTTCCTGGCGGTCGTCTTCGCTATGATCAACGTCGTCGGCGGATATATGGTCACCGACCGGATGCTGGCGATGTTCAGGAGCAAGGGGCGCTAG
- a CDS encoding tetratricopeptide repeat protein, protein MFGSGELSDLEPVRQALAQGRYDAAFALLESAVRRRRRRRSRALYRLHLAGLYALYGDEGLEEGSLALRSAVETDPAITELVLYQALYWEFGALAGESARAVKRGLKEVRESGDAEALYHAASALFTAGALEDALHYLAALEEPELPSYLGWRRWSLVGLIEEQLGRLDGAAAAFERSVQLASGTDQQLERLALAGCLIEMRRGEAALLVLGGVDESLLELEDDLAHLRYLTGRAEFERGNPNRALELLAEASTLAGDEGEQLYAVRLAQGQVMLSLGNYREAAELFQDAAGSAADDQVSYALHEWSLALMEAGDLDAAQDHLEEVVADLSYAYRADALADLAEVLFKLGNFDRSAVLATQALESGATAAACFTLGSIAYEYFRLDEAVTWFERAASASEPGEPVWVLAQQLLADVFAQKGPEVAERLATHARAALAYTDPSNEWFLPLKGYLESAEQQLGGHRRVVN, encoded by the coding sequence ATGTTCGGAAGCGGTGAGCTGAGCGATCTCGAGCCTGTGCGCCAGGCGCTGGCCCAGGGGAGATACGACGCCGCCTTCGCTCTTCTCGAGAGCGCCGTACGGCGTCGTCGCAGGCGTCGCAGCAGGGCCCTCTACCGCCTTCATCTCGCCGGCCTCTACGCTCTCTACGGCGACGAAGGGCTCGAGGAGGGCTCGCTGGCCCTCAGGAGCGCCGTAGAAACCGATCCCGCAATTACCGAACTGGTCCTCTATCAGGCCCTCTACTGGGAGTTCGGGGCGCTGGCTGGGGAGAGCGCGCGGGCCGTGAAACGCGGTCTCAAGGAGGTCCGCGAGTCCGGCGACGCGGAGGCCCTCTATCACGCCGCCAGCGCCCTGTTCACCGCCGGCGCGCTCGAGGATGCGCTGCACTACCTCGCCGCTCTCGAGGAGCCGGAACTTCCCAGCTACCTGGGCTGGCGCCGCTGGTCGCTGGTGGGGCTCATCGAGGAGCAGCTGGGCCGGCTCGATGGCGCCGCTGCCGCCTTCGAGCGATCGGTTCAGCTCGCCTCCGGCACCGACCAGCAACTCGAGCGCCTCGCGCTCGCCGGTTGCCTGATAGAGATGCGCCGCGGCGAAGCAGCGCTGCTGGTGCTGGGCGGCGTCGACGAATCGCTGCTCGAGCTCGAGGACGATCTCGCCCACCTGCGCTACCTCACCGGCCGAGCCGAGTTCGAGCGTGGCAACCCGAACAGGGCGCTCGAGCTGCTCGCCGAAGCGAGTACCCTCGCCGGTGACGAGGGGGAGCAGCTCTATGCCGTTCGTCTCGCCCAGGGTCAGGTGATGCTGAGCCTGGGCAACTACCGTGAGGCAGCCGAGCTGTTCCAGGATGCCGCCGGGAGCGCGGCCGACGACCAGGTTTCGTACGCGCTGCACGAGTGGTCGCTGGCGCTGATGGAAGCCGGGGACCTCGACGCCGCCCAGGATCACCTCGAAGAGGTGGTTGCCGACCTCTCCTATGCCTACCGGGCCGACGCCCTCGCCGATCTCGCCGAGGTGCTGTTCAAGCTTGGCAACTTCGACCGTTCCGCCGTTCTGGCAACCCAGGCTCTGGAGTCGGGGGCGACGGCAGCCGCCTGTTTCACGCTCGGCTCGATAGCCTACGAGTACTTCCGACTGGACGAAGCGGTCACCTGGTTCGAACGGGCCGCCAGCGCCAGCGAGCCCGGTGAGCCCGTCTGGGTTCTCGCCCAACAGCTCCTGGCCGACGTCTTCGCTCAGAAGGGGCCCGAGGTCGCCGAGCGTCTCGCTACCCACGCGCGAGCCGCCCTTGCCTACACCGACCCGAGTAACGAGTGGTTCCTGCCGCTCAAGGGCTATCTGGAGTCGGCCGAACAGCAGCTGGGTGGTCATCGCCGGGTAGTCAACTAG
- the pfkA gene encoding 6-phosphofructokinase, producing MNHIAVLTSGGDAPGMNAAIRATIRTGIHEGVKTSVIYRGFQGLIEGDIEEVGARAVANIIQRGGTILRTARSKQFMEPEGRAEAARQLRKHGIEGLVVIGGDGSFRGASKLWEEQGVPVIGIPGTIDNDIYGTDVTIGFNTALNVALEAIDRLRDTAASHGRLFLVEVMGRHSGHIALNVGVGGGAEAILLPEIRMSGDEVIKMIVNAQERGKSSSIVVVAEGAYPGGALALQAHIIEACGYEVRTSILGHTQRGGSPITRDRVLASRLGYIGVIGLLKGKTGMMVGVDKRGAVFVPLVEACEKEKELDWQLYEIAKVLAI from the coding sequence GTGAACCACATCGCGGTCCTCACCAGTGGCGGCGACGCGCCTGGCATGAACGCTGCCATCAGAGCGACCATCCGCACCGGGATACACGAAGGCGTCAAGACCTCGGTCATCTACAGGGGATTCCAGGGGTTGATCGAGGGCGACATCGAAGAGGTCGGGGCCCGAGCCGTCGCCAACATCATCCAGCGCGGCGGCACCATCTTGCGCACCGCCCGCTCCAAGCAGTTCATGGAGCCGGAGGGCCGGGCCGAGGCTGCCAGGCAACTGAGGAAGCACGGCATAGAGGGCCTCGTCGTGATCGGCGGAGACGGCTCGTTCCGCGGGGCGTCGAAGCTGTGGGAGGAGCAGGGCGTGCCGGTGATCGGCATCCCCGGCACCATCGACAACGACATCTATGGCACCGACGTGACGATCGGGTTCAACACCGCCCTAAACGTGGCGCTCGAGGCGATCGACCGGCTTCGCGACACCGCTGCTTCGCACGGCCGCCTCTTCCTCGTCGAGGTCATGGGCCGCCACTCGGGACACATCGCCCTCAACGTGGGCGTTGGCGGCGGGGCCGAGGCGATACTCCTGCCCGAGATCAGGATGAGTGGCGACGAGGTCATTAAGATGATCGTCAACGCCCAGGAACGTGGCAAGAGCTCGAGCATCGTGGTCGTGGCCGAAGGCGCCTACCCGGGCGGAGCGCTGGCCCTGCAGGCACACATCATCGAGGCGTGCGGCTACGAGGTTCGAACCTCGATCCTCGGTCACACCCAGCGTGGGGGCTCCCCGATAACTCGCGACCGGGTGCTCGCGTCCCGCCTCGGCTACATCGGCGTGATCGGACTGTTGAAGGGGAAGACCGGGATGATGGTGGGCGTCGACAAGCGCGGCGCCGTTTTCGTGCCCCTCGTTGAAGCCTGCGAGAAGGAGAAGGAGCTCGACTGGCAGCTCTACGAGATCGCCAAGGTACTGGCGATCTGA
- a CDS encoding NFACT family protein codes for MEGLLIAEELRRLAPLLPAGRNAWRFPDPQTFVLPLEQGGALWLYNRPPEPRLELLSTAPRPGRTHSGFQDLLAARASGDLVAVRQRKLDRVVTLEFGAATGFVETPAVRLVAELTGRNCNLILLDEEGIVLGAAREITSEVNRFRQVVSGRPYRPPPPYEKLDPREASREELRGTLEGRQLRHLRKVVDGIGPRLTAALARTARVSEDRPLQGAELERAAAALVELTNEPTRTMQRALGLPDAATQRETERRDELSRRLRERIARELDLVRKRLGDLERARAGIEEADTLRRTGELLLAFAHEVPGGSDEVTLDDFTGETVTIRLDPARNAAANAQAYFDRARKREGRARQAESREPELREREEELSALVGRLDDLGDAELEQLQVRFLPFERTQRRRGVGARYVGPHGLPVLVGRNARENDEITFKIARSRDVWLHVQGYHGSHVIIQAENREVPFDTILFAAQLAAGYSKAAGSDNVPVDYTLRKNVWKVKGQPAGSVNFTRHKTVYVTPDRRPETESTEQGRRE; via the coding sequence GTGGAAGGTCTGCTCATCGCCGAGGAGCTCCGTCGCCTCGCGCCGCTCCTGCCCGCGGGCCGCAACGCCTGGCGCTTTCCCGATCCGCAGACCTTCGTCCTGCCGCTCGAGCAAGGCGGAGCCCTCTGGCTCTACAACCGGCCGCCCGAGCCGCGCCTGGAACTGCTCTCCACCGCCCCCCGCCCGGGCCGCACCCACAGCGGATTCCAGGATCTGCTGGCGGCCAGGGCGAGCGGGGACCTCGTAGCGGTCCGCCAGCGCAAGCTCGACCGCGTGGTCACCCTCGAATTCGGCGCCGCCACCGGTTTCGTGGAGACGCCCGCCGTCCGGCTGGTAGCCGAACTCACCGGGCGCAACTGCAACCTCATCCTCCTCGACGAGGAGGGGATCGTCCTGGGTGCGGCCCGCGAGATCACCTCGGAGGTCAACCGTTTCCGACAGGTGGTGTCGGGGCGTCCCTACCGGCCTCCACCCCCCTACGAGAAGCTCGATCCCAGGGAGGCGTCCAGGGAGGAGCTCAGAGGGACGCTGGAGGGGCGACAGCTCCGCCACCTCAGGAAGGTTGTCGACGGGATCGGGCCGCGGCTCACCGCTGCGCTCGCCCGCACGGCCCGCGTGAGCGAAGATCGGCCATTGCAGGGGGCCGAACTGGAACGGGCGGCCGCGGCCCTCGTCGAGCTCACCAACGAGCCCACCCGAACGATGCAACGCGCCCTAGGGCTGCCCGACGCAGCGACGCAGCGAGAGACGGAGCGGCGCGACGAGCTGAGCAGGCGCTTGCGCGAGCGGATCGCACGTGAACTCGACCTGGTGCGCAAGCGCCTGGGCGATCTGGAGAGGGCCCGGGCCGGGATCGAGGAAGCTGACACGCTGAGAAGGACCGGCGAGCTCCTGCTCGCCTTCGCCCACGAGGTTCCCGGCGGCAGCGACGAGGTCACGCTCGACGACTTCACGGGGGAAACCGTCACCATCCGCCTCGACCCCGCTCGCAACGCCGCCGCCAACGCGCAGGCCTACTTCGACCGCGCTCGCAAGCGGGAGGGGAGAGCGCGCCAGGCGGAGTCGCGAGAGCCGGAGCTGCGGGAGCGAGAGGAGGAGCTGAGCGCGCTGGTCGGGAGGCTTGACGATCTCGGCGACGCGGAGCTGGAGCAGCTTCAGGTGCGGTTCCTGCCCTTCGAGCGGACCCAGCGCCGGCGTGGCGTGGGGGCCAGGTACGTGGGGCCCCACGGACTGCCGGTGCTGGTGGGCCGGAACGCCAGGGAGAACGACGAGATCACCTTCAAGATCGCTCGCAGTCGGGACGTGTGGCTGCACGTACAGGGTTATCACGGTTCGCACGTCATCATCCAGGCCGAGAACAGGGAGGTTCCGTTCGACACGATCCTGTTCGCCGCCCAGCTGGCAGCCGGATACTCGAAGGCCGCCGGGTCCGACAACGTGCCCGTCGATTACACCCTCAGGAAGAACGTCTGGAAGGTGAAGGGCCAGCCGGCCGGTTCCGTCAACTTCACCCGCCACAAGACCGTCTACGTGACGCCGGATCGACGGCCCGAGACGGAGTCGACGGAGCAGGGCCGCAGGGAGTAG
- a CDS encoding VOC family protein: MIEGFHHVVIFCSDTEASRAWYGRVGFRYLRGYEGMHWFALGDAEIMLHPGGRRGRDSKPNLHVSVRDAAAELARLNAVGIEAFDHQDPAGPITEPVTRPWGDVEFEIYDPDGQIWVFTETG; this comes from the coding sequence ATGATCGAAGGCTTCCACCACGTAGTCATCTTCTGCAGCGATACCGAAGCCTCGCGGGCGTGGTACGGACGGGTCGGCTTCCGCTACCTGCGTGGCTACGAGGGGATGCACTGGTTCGCTCTCGGCGACGCCGAGATAATGCTCCACCCCGGCGGCAGGAGGGGGCGCGATTCGAAGCCGAACCTGCACGTCTCAGTTCGTGATGCGGCCGCCGAGCTCGCGCGACTGAACGCCGTGGGCATCGAGGCGTTCGATCATCAGGATCCGGCTGGGCCGATCACCGAACCGGTGACGCGTCCCTGGGGTGACGTCGAGTTCGAGATCTACGACCCCGACGGTCAGATCTGGGTGTTCACCGAGACTGGCTAG